The Cetobacterium sp. ZOR0034 genome has a segment encoding these proteins:
- the secD gene encoding protein translocase subunit SecD: MNFKGMTKLFFVLVILVCSWWLAVMRPTKLGLDLKGGVYVVLQAQPESGAQLDDDAMNRLIEVLDRRINGLGVAESVVQRAGMDRVIIELPGITNSEEAVNMIGKTALMEFKIMNDDGSLGPTLLTGGALKKAEVSYDNLGRPQIQFEMSIEGAKEFARITRENIGRRLAITLDGEVQTAPSINSEIPSGNGVITGNYTPDEAKKTATLLNAGALPVKAEIIETRIVGASLGDESIAQSKTAAMVAVGLIGVFMLFMYRLPGFVADLALLSFGLVMFAMLNFIDATLTLPGIAGMILSAGMAVDANVIIFERIKDELKLGNTIAGAIKLGFSKGIASIIDANVTTLLTALVLFMFGTGTVKGFAVTLTIGTVASMLTAIFITKVLLTTIVDLFKIKRTEFFGVKRG; the protein is encoded by the coding sequence ATGAATTTTAAGGGGATGACAAAACTATTTTTTGTATTAGTTATACTAGTTTGTTCTTGGTGGTTAGCAGTGATGAGACCGACTAAGTTAGGATTGGATTTAAAAGGTGGAGTTTATGTAGTATTACAAGCTCAGCCTGAGTCTGGAGCACAATTGGATGATGATGCAATGAATAGATTAATAGAGGTTTTAGATAGAAGAATAAACGGTCTTGGAGTGGCAGAATCAGTTGTTCAAAGAGCAGGTATGGATAGAGTTATAATAGAGTTACCTGGAATTACAAATTCAGAAGAAGCGGTTAATATGATAGGTAAGACAGCTTTAATGGAGTTTAAAATAATGAATGATGACGGTTCATTAGGACCAACACTGCTAACAGGTGGAGCTCTAAAAAAAGCAGAAGTATCTTATGATAACTTAGGTAGACCTCAGATTCAATTTGAAATGAGTATAGAGGGCGCTAAGGAGTTTGCAAGAATAACAAGAGAAAATATAGGAAGAAGATTAGCTATAACTTTAGATGGTGAAGTTCAAACCGCTCCATCAATCAATAGTGAAATTCCAAGTGGAAATGGAGTGATAACAGGAAACTATACTCCAGATGAAGCTAAGAAAACAGCGACACTTTTAAATGCAGGAGCACTGCCAGTTAAGGCTGAAATAATTGAAACAAGAATAGTTGGAGCATCTTTAGGAGATGAATCAATTGCTCAGAGTAAAACAGCAGCTATGGTTGCTGTTGGACTAATTGGAGTTTTCATGTTGTTCATGTATAGACTTCCAGGATTCGTTGCAGATTTAGCTCTATTAAGCTTTGGACTTGTAATGTTCGCAATGTTAAACTTTATAGATGCAACTTTAACATTACCTGGTATAGCAGGTATGATTCTTTCGGCAGGTATGGCAGTAGATGCGAATGTTATTATATTTGAAAGAATAAAAGATGAATTGAAATTAGGAAATACTATAGCAGGAGCAATAAAACTTGGATTCAGTAAGGGGATAGCTTCAATAATCGATGCTAACGTTACAACGTTATTAACAGCTCTTGTGTTATTTATGTTTGGTACTGGAACTGTAAAAGGGTTTGCAGTAACTTTAACGATAGGAACAGTAGCTTCAATGCTTACAGCTATTTTTATAACAAAAGTTCTGTTAACAACTATTGTAGATCTATTCAAAATAAAAAGAACAGAGTTCTTCGGTGTGAAAAGGGGGTAA
- the lptC gene encoding LPS export ABC transporter periplasmic protein LptC, protein MDKKKLTYRIVIAAALVLGYFNYFGDEKKIEKKEEIVETTGAIYDTEGYHIEADKQKDFIGKNETTFEKAKAVLDGMVLTGDNAILDAGKNLLLKSNILGKSLNGWEFETQEAKYTKANGEIESTIGVTAINKEEGIEVSGQNFKSDLKMENVTLSGDVSFKTKNITLSAQQAKYNDKDKIMNIEGQAFLSGSNLGDGSGILSGNFKGLKYDTKTNLLTSSNPFELDYNGIKLYGEDLTLNDKTESFKISKNVYILADGYKIDMESITSDGGDNINFNGKIKGSNGVYSFIGDDGIYNKITKKLIVKGNVNGTDKDGGKLKADMAIYSTDTKDLELIADKNIEYTSPTNNILTKNLKYQTVTGELYLKDGYTYFSEQYDSKGESFFYNKLTGKGYVVKGTIRDIVENQSASGDRVDFDRNEDSYLVDGDAYFEDKRYIFESSKVDYLGKKGFVYLPEKYLLKRKAEKDSFEGLKGEYNLTTEVFKSFGAFKYVSTNNSVQGTNLEFNQKTGIGVVEKDLVAFDKKGDTKVISTTGEFKENEFVKIKDKLILTSGDVVANANSADYQIKDQKIYIPGEIVFEDKIKKSNGKMYNGIYETEKKLFTGENFSGKDVKNASKSDIIKYFVSQGEFILEGNAEIKDDISTLKGQRLQYNQNTEIAKSNLPVNIQYMDYNITMSSGELNKKSSHLSGNNVVIKSKINEEFKGDKVEGTLDNMNLDFIGNVSGVIYQDGIPVNFKGDFVRAYFKKNAQGKNEIQRVEIRKNAVIVKEGTTLYSDYLEIQPEKKLVFGKDNTKAVMKDQNGVVTTVTSNMMTGNLNTEVIDLVGKVVIVRKDKDKTLNATSIKAKLKNKENLAELRGDVFVDDGDSIITADEVDYDMKTNKAKARGNVFVDYKANESKSITNKNQINSGYNKIMKK, encoded by the coding sequence ATGGATAAGAAGAAGTTGACTTATAGAATTGTTATAGCAGCAGCATTGGTTTTGGGATATTTCAATTATTTTGGTGATGAGAAAAAAATAGAGAAAAAAGAGGAAATTGTTGAAACGACAGGAGCAATATATGATACAGAGGGATATCATATAGAAGCTGATAAACAAAAAGACTTTATAGGGAAAAATGAAACAACATTTGAAAAAGCAAAAGCAGTTTTAGATGGAATGGTTTTAACAGGAGATAATGCGATTTTAGATGCCGGAAAAAACCTTTTATTAAAATCTAATATTTTAGGAAAAAGTTTAAATGGTTGGGAATTTGAAACTCAAGAAGCAAAATATACAAAAGCAAATGGAGAGATTGAGTCAACAATAGGTGTAACTGCAATCAATAAAGAGGAAGGGATAGAGGTTTCAGGTCAAAATTTTAAAAGTGATTTAAAAATGGAGAATGTGACTTTATCAGGGGATGTAAGTTTTAAAACAAAAAATATAACATTGTCAGCCCAGCAAGCAAAGTATAATGATAAAGATAAAATAATGAATATAGAGGGACAAGCATTTTTGTCAGGAAGTAATCTAGGAGATGGGTCAGGTATTTTAAGTGGTAATTTTAAAGGATTAAAATATGACACGAAAACAAATCTATTGACTAGCTCAAATCCTTTCGAATTAGATTATAATGGAATAAAGCTATATGGAGAAGATTTAACTTTAAACGATAAAACAGAATCCTTTAAAATTAGCAAAAATGTTTATATATTAGCAGATGGATATAAAATTGATATGGAAAGCATAACATCGGATGGAGGAGATAATATTAACTTTAATGGAAAAATTAAAGGAAGTAATGGAGTATACTCTTTTATAGGTGATGATGGTATCTACAATAAAATAACTAAAAAGTTAATAGTGAAGGGAAATGTAAACGGGACAGATAAAGATGGTGGTAAATTAAAGGCTGATATGGCGATATACTCAACTGATACAAAAGATCTTGAACTAATAGCCGATAAAAATATAGAATATACAAGTCCAACGAATAATATTTTAACAAAAAACTTAAAATATCAAACAGTTACAGGCGAGCTTTATTTAAAAGATGGATACACATATTTTAGTGAACAATATGACAGTAAGGGAGAAAGTTTCTTTTATAATAAATTAACAGGAAAAGGATATGTAGTAAAGGGGACAATAAGAGATATAGTAGAAAATCAATCTGCCTCAGGAGATAGAGTTGATTTCGATAGAAATGAGGATAGCTATTTAGTTGATGGTGATGCCTATTTTGAAGATAAAAGATATATTTTTGAAAGTTCAAAAGTTGATTATTTAGGAAAAAAAGGGTTTGTATACCTTCCTGAGAAATATCTTTTAAAAAGAAAAGCGGAAAAAGATAGTTTTGAAGGCCTGAAAGGTGAGTATAATTTAACTACAGAAGTATTCAAATCATTTGGTGCATTTAAATATGTTAGCACAAATAACAGTGTTCAAGGAACTAATCTAGAATTTAATCAAAAAACAGGAATCGGTGTAGTTGAAAAAGACTTAGTAGCTTTTGATAAAAAAGGTGATACTAAGGTTATTTCAACAACAGGAGAGTTTAAGGAAAATGAGTTTGTAAAAATAAAAGATAAATTGATTTTGACGAGTGGAGATGTTGTAGCGAATGCAAATTCGGCAGATTATCAAATAAAAGATCAAAAGATTTATATACCTGGAGAGATTGTATTTGAAGATAAAATAAAGAAAAGTAATGGGAAAATGTATAACGGTATCTATGAAACTGAGAAAAAATTGTTCACTGGAGAAAATTTTAGTGGAAAAGATGTGAAGAATGCTTCAAAAAGTGATATAATAAAGTACTTTGTTTCTCAAGGAGAGTTTATACTTGAAGGGAATGCAGAGATTAAAGATGACATATCTACTTTAAAAGGACAGCGTTTACAATATAATCAAAATACAGAGATTGCTAAATCAAATCTTCCTGTAAATATACAATATATGGATTATAATATAACTATGAGTAGTGGAGAGTTGAATAAAAAAAGCAGTCACTTAAGTGGAAATAATGTAGTTATAAAATCTAAAATAAATGAAGAATTCAAAGGGGATAAGGTTGAAGGGACTTTGGACAATATGAATTTAGATTTTATTGGGAATGTTTCTGGTGTAATTTATCAAGATGGTATCCCAGTTAACTTCAAAGGAGACTTTGTAAGAGCTTATTTTAAAAAGAATGCTCAAGGTAAAAATGAGATTCAAAGAGTTGAAATTAGAAAGAATGCTGTTATTGTAAAAGAGGGAACAACTCTGTATTCAGATTATTTAGAGATACAACCAGAAAAAAAATTGGTATTTGGAAAAGATAATACAAAAGCTGTCATGAAAGATCAAAATGGAGTTGTAACAACTGTAACTTCAAATATGATGACAGGGAATTTAAATACTGAAGTAATTGATCTAGTTGGAAAAGTTGTTATCGTTAGAAAAGATAAGGATAAAACTTTAAATGCTACATCGATAAAAGCTAAGTTAAAAAATAAGGAAAACTTAGCTGAGTTAAGAGGTGATGTATTTGTAGATGATGGTGATTCAATAATAACTGCAGACGAAGTAGACTATGACATGAAAACAAACAAGGCTAAAGCTAGAGGAAATGTATTTGTTGATTACAAAGCAAACGAGAGTAAAAGCATCACTAATAAAAATCAAATAAATTCAGGATATAACAAAATTATGAAAAAATAA
- the alr gene encoding alanine racemase, with product MRTWAEIDLDNLEYNIKKIKELSHDRDIMAIIKADAYGMGAVTVAKELSNMGVEIFGVSSLEEGIELRNSGFKKEVLILAGTFNEELKNAQEKDIQVTLTDFTQIEYIYENNLSLKVHIKVDTGMGRVGFTVDEAKKAIEICKAKNIDVVGVYSHLSVSDESDDESVNYTKIQLEKFKYFEKLKEIKYIHILNSGGILKFSKIPQSNLVRAGIIMYGVYGEGVIEGLKRVFTLKSRILFIKELKEDIDISYGRVGKGHKGDLIATITVGYADGFRRELSNKGTVEIHGVECSIVGRVCMDMLMVRIPKELKDKVKAGDEVVVMGEDIFEKSKIVGSSIYELFTGLSRRVSRVYLRDGKPYLVNSLIGKV from the coding sequence ATGAGAACGTGGGCAGAGATAGATCTAGATAACTTAGAATATAATATAAAAAAAATAAAAGAACTATCTCATGACAGAGACATAATGGCAATTATAAAAGCAGATGCCTATGGAATGGGAGCAGTTACAGTAGCGAAAGAACTATCAAATATGGGAGTAGAAATATTTGGTGTTTCATCTTTAGAAGAGGGGATCGAACTAAGGAACAGCGGTTTTAAAAAAGAAGTTTTAATTTTAGCTGGAACTTTTAACGAAGAGTTGAAAAATGCCCAAGAGAAAGATATTCAAGTAACTTTAACTGATTTCACTCAAATAGAGTATATTTATGAGAACAATCTTTCATTGAAAGTCCATATAAAAGTAGATACAGGGATGGGAAGAGTAGGATTTACAGTAGATGAAGCTAAAAAAGCTATTGAAATATGTAAGGCGAAAAATATTGATGTAGTTGGTGTGTATTCTCATCTATCGGTTTCAGATGAGTCAGATGACGAATCGGTAAACTATACAAAAATACAGTTAGAAAAATTTAAATATTTTGAAAAGTTGAAAGAGATAAAATATATCCATATTCTTAATAGTGGTGGAATATTAAAGTTTTCTAAAATTCCTCAAAGTAACTTAGTTAGAGCTGGAATAATAATGTATGGTGTTTATGGAGAGGGAGTAATAGAAGGTTTAAAAAGAGTATTTACTTTAAAAAGTAGAATTCTTTTCATTAAAGAACTAAAAGAGGATATAGATATATCTTATGGAAGAGTAGGAAAAGGGCATAAGGGTGACTTAATAGCAACGATAACTGTAGGATATGCAGATGGCTTTAGAAGAGAGCTGTCAAATAAGGGAACAGTTGAAATTCATGGGGTAGAGTGCAGTATAGTTGGAAGAGTATGCATGGATATGTTGATGGTAAGAATACCAAAGGAGTTAAAAGATAAGGTAAAAGCAGGAGATGAAGTGGTTGTTATGGGAGAAGATATTTTTGAAAAATCAAAAATAGTAGGCTCATCAATCTATGAGCTTTTTACAGGCTTAAGTAGAAGAGTTAGCAGAGTTTACTTAAGAGATGGAAAACCTTATTTAGTTAATAGTTTAATAGGAAAAGTTTAA
- the alaS gene encoding alanine--tRNA ligase: protein MLTGNQIRSKFIKFFEEKAHKHFESASLIPDDPTLLLTVAGMVPFKPYFLGQKEAPTPRVTTYQKCIRTNDLENVGRTARHHTFFEMLGNFSFGDYFREEAIIWSWEFITEVLKLEKDKLWVSVFTTDDEAEQIWIEKCNFPKERIVRMGESENWWAAGPTGSCGPCSEIHVDLGSAYGGDENSKLGDEGTDNRFIEIWNLVFTEWNRMEDGSLQPLPKKNIDTGAGLERVAAMVQGKSNNFETDLLFPIVEEAGRLTNTQYGVAPEKDFSLKVITDHSRAVTFLVNDGVIPSNEGRGYVLRRILRRAVRHGRLLGRKELFMYEMVDKVVEIMEEAYPELRKNIEHIKKVVKIEEEKFSNTLDQGMQLVTNEINSVKAKGETKLSGDITFKLYDTYGFPYELTEEICEENGIEVSNEEFVEKMEEQREKARSSRTVVMEKGQDSFIEEFYDKHGKTEFTGYCDLMTAATLLSVRALEDNRYALIFDQTPFYAESGGQEADHGIVEGENLVAKVLDVQKQKEIYTHIVEIESGMEELVEGTLLNLTVDPVRREEVAKNHTATHLLHQALKDVLGTHVQQAGSSCGADRLRFDFNHYEGLTVEELEKVEKAVNERIFMATAVNADVMSMDDAKAKGATALFGDKYGDEVRVVTIGDYSMELCGGTHINNISKIGIFKIVSEAGVAAGVRRIEAQTSYKAYLAILEMEKTMKRVAKNLKTDVNKVEERSEKVVEEVRDLAKEVETLKAKVATFEANSLFDQVEEINGVKVLVQDFTDKEADSLREIVDKAKDKLGSCVIALGSNNDKAIFAIGVTKDLIGKVKAGDLVREAAKIAEGNGGGRPDFAQAGGKNGAKVKEALAAIKEILASSL, encoded by the coding sequence ATGTTAACAGGTAATCAAATTAGAAGTAAATTTATAAAGTTTTTTGAAGAAAAAGCTCATAAGCACTTTGAAAGTGCATCACTTATTCCTGATGATCCAACTCTTTTATTAACAGTTGCAGGGATGGTACCGTTTAAACCTTATTTCTTAGGACAAAAAGAAGCCCCAACTCCAAGAGTAACAACTTATCAAAAATGTATCAGAACTAATGACTTAGAAAATGTTGGAAGAACAGCTAGACACCATACATTCTTCGAAATGTTAGGAAACTTCTCATTTGGAGATTACTTTAGAGAGGAAGCTATAATTTGGTCTTGGGAGTTTATAACTGAAGTGCTAAAATTAGAGAAGGATAAATTATGGGTTTCAGTTTTCACAACAGATGATGAAGCTGAGCAAATTTGGATTGAAAAATGTAATTTCCCTAAAGAAAGAATAGTAAGAATGGGAGAGTCAGAGAACTGGTGGGCAGCAGGACCTACAGGTTCTTGTGGACCATGTTCAGAAATACATGTTGACTTAGGATCAGCTTATGGAGGAGATGAAAACTCTAAACTAGGTGATGAAGGAACAGATAACAGATTTATTGAAATATGGAACTTAGTATTCACAGAGTGGAATAGAATGGAAGATGGTTCATTACAACCATTACCAAAAAAGAATATAGATACTGGTGCAGGATTAGAAAGAGTAGCTGCAATGGTTCAAGGTAAATCTAATAACTTTGAAACAGATTTATTATTCCCAATTGTTGAAGAAGCAGGAAGATTAACTAATACACAATATGGTGTAGCACCTGAAAAAGATTTCTCACTAAAGGTAATAACAGATCATTCAAGAGCTGTAACATTTTTAGTAAATGACGGAGTAATTCCATCTAACGAAGGAAGAGGATATGTTTTAAGAAGAATCTTAAGAAGAGCCGTAAGACATGGAAGACTTTTAGGAAGAAAAGAGTTATTTATGTATGAGATGGTAGATAAAGTTGTTGAAATAATGGAAGAAGCATACCCAGAGTTAAGAAAAAATATTGAACACATCAAAAAAGTTGTAAAAATAGAAGAGGAAAAATTCTCTAATACTCTGGATCAAGGAATGCAATTAGTAACAAATGAAATAAATTCAGTAAAAGCTAAAGGTGAAACAAAACTTTCTGGAGATATCACATTTAAACTTTATGATACTTATGGATTCCCATATGAACTGACAGAAGAGATTTGTGAGGAAAATGGTATAGAGGTTTCAAATGAAGAGTTCGTAGAAAAGATGGAGGAGCAAAGAGAAAAAGCTAGATCATCTAGAACTGTTGTAATGGAAAAAGGGCAAGATAGCTTTATAGAGGAGTTCTACGACAAGCACGGTAAAACAGAGTTTACTGGATATTGTGATTTAATGACTGCTGCAACTCTTTTAAGCGTAAGAGCTTTAGAGGATAATAGATATGCTTTAATATTCGATCAAACTCCGTTCTATGCTGAGTCGGGAGGACAAGAAGCTGACCACGGAATCGTAGAAGGAGAAAACTTAGTAGCTAAAGTTTTAGATGTTCAAAAGCAAAAAGAGATATATACTCATATTGTTGAAATTGAAAGTGGAATGGAAGAGTTAGTAGAGGGAACTTTACTAAACTTAACTGTAGATCCAGTAAGAAGAGAGGAAGTAGCTAAAAATCATACTGCAACTCACTTATTACATCAAGCTTTAAAAGATGTATTAGGAACTCATGTTCAACAAGCTGGATCATCTTGTGGAGCAGATAGATTAAGATTTGACTTCAATCACTATGAAGGATTAACAGTTGAAGAGTTAGAAAAAGTAGAGAAAGCTGTAAACGAAAGAATCTTTATGGCAACAGCTGTAAATGCAGATGTAATGTCTATGGATGATGCTAAAGCTAAAGGAGCGACAGCTTTATTCGGAGATAAATATGGAGATGAAGTTAGAGTTGTAACTATTGGAGACTATTCGATGGAACTTTGTGGTGGAACACATATAAATAATATCAGTAAAATTGGTATATTTAAAATAGTTTCAGAAGCTGGAGTAGCTGCTGGAGTAAGAAGAATAGAAGCTCAAACAAGTTATAAAGCTTACTTAGCTATTTTAGAGATGGAAAAAACAATGAAAAGAGTAGCTAAAAATTTAAAAACGGATGTAAACAAAGTTGAAGAGAGATCTGAAAAAGTTGTTGAAGAAGTAAGAGATTTAGCGAAAGAAGTTGAAACTTTAAAAGCTAAAGTGGCAACATTTGAAGCAAACTCTCTATTTGATCAAGTTGAAGAGATAAACGGAGTTAAAGTTTTAGTACAAGACTTCACAGATAAAGAAGCTGATTCATTAAGAGAAATCGTTGATAAAGCAAAAGATAAATTAGGAAGTTGTGTAATTGCTTTAGGATCAAATAATGATAAAGCTATATTCGCAATTGGAGTAACAAAAGATTTAATTGGAAAAGTAAAAGCTGGAGATTTAGTAAGAGAAGCTGCTAAGATAGCTGAAGGAAATGGTGGAGGAAGACCTGACTTCGCACAAGCTGGAGGAAAAAATGGAGCAAAAGTTAAAGAAGCTTTAGCTGCAATTAAGGAGATTTTAGCAAGTTCATTATAA
- the secF gene encoding protein translocase subunit SecF — translation MYIEVIKHSKKWVMLSTISFMVFLGMFFAKGLNYGIDFTGGSLIQLNYTNNITLAEVNKELDGLAVEIPQLASTARKVQVSQADNNVIIRTAEMSEAQTQELLTKLKDIGDYKLERAEKVGATIGQELKTSAIYALVIGGLLIVLYITMRYEFKFAIAGILTLLHDVTAALGVIALLGYEVDTPFIAAILTILGYSINDTIIIYDRIRESLRKKSDMTFGEVLNRSLNQVLVRSINTSVTTLLALVAILVFGGDSLRTFTTTLLVGIGVGTYSSLYISAPLVYLFEKKRDEKYEPKKDDDDDNSDPEEKIVV, via the coding sequence ATGTATATTGAGGTAATAAAGCATAGTAAAAAATGGGTAATGTTATCAACAATATCTTTTATGGTATTCCTAGGAATGTTCTTTGCTAAAGGATTAAATTATGGAATAGATTTTACTGGTGGAAGTTTAATTCAATTAAACTATACAAATAATATAACTTTAGCTGAAGTTAATAAAGAACTAGATGGATTAGCTGTAGAAATCCCGCAACTAGCATCAACAGCAAGAAAAGTTCAAGTTTCTCAAGCTGATAATAATGTAATAATAAGAACAGCTGAGATGAGCGAAGCTCAAACTCAAGAGTTACTAACGAAACTTAAAGATATAGGTGATTATAAGTTAGAAAGAGCCGAAAAAGTTGGAGCAACAATAGGTCAAGAGTTAAAAACTTCAGCTATCTATGCTTTGGTAATTGGAGGATTATTAATAGTTCTATATATAACTATGAGATATGAATTTAAATTTGCAATAGCTGGAATATTAACACTATTACATGATGTAACGGCAGCTTTAGGAGTAATCGCACTATTGGGTTATGAAGTAGATACTCCATTTATAGCGGCGATATTAACAATATTAGGATATTCTATTAATGATACAATCATTATTTATGATAGAATTAGAGAGAGTTTAAGAAAAAAATCGGATATGACTTTTGGAGAAGTACTAAACAGAAGTTTAAACCAAGTTTTAGTAAGATCAATTAATACTTCAGTTACAACGTTATTAGCTTTAGTAGCAATTTTAGTTTTCGGTGGAGATAGCTTAAGAACATTCACAACAACTCTATTAGTAGGGATAGGTGTTGGAACATATTCTTCGCTTTATATTTCAGCTCCGTTAGTATATCTTTTTGAGAAAAAAAGAGATGAAAAATACGAACCTAAAAAAGATGATGACGATGATAATTCAGATCCTGAAGAAAAGATTGTAGTATAA
- the ruvX gene encoding Holliday junction resolvase RuvX — MYKRYLSLDVGDVRIGVAKSDLMGMVATPLEVIDRRKTKAVKRIAELCREENTKSIVIGIPKSLDGTEKRQAEKVREFMEKLNKSIEGLEFFEVDERLSTVSADRMLNETNLRGAKEKRKVVDKVAAAIILQTFLDMKK, encoded by the coding sequence ATGTATAAAAGATATCTTTCTTTAGATGTAGGAGATGTAAGAATTGGAGTGGCGAAATCAGATCTAATGGGGATGGTAGCCACTCCCCTAGAAGTTATAGATAGAAGAAAGACAAAAGCAGTAAAAAGAATCGCTGAACTTTGTAGAGAGGAAAATACTAAATCCATAGTAATTGGAATCCCTAAAAGTTTAGATGGAACAGAGAAGCGTCAAGCCGAAAAAGTAAGAGAATTTATGGAGAAACTAAATAAATCTATCGAAGGATTAGAGTTCTTCGAAGTAGATGAAAGACTTTCCACTGTTTCAGCAGATAGAATGTTAAACGAAACAAATTTAAGGGGAGCCAAAGAGAAAAGGAAAGTAGTTGATAAGGTAGCAGCAGCAATCATATTACAAACCTTTTTAGACATGAAAAAATAA
- the lptB gene encoding LPS export ABC transporter ATP-binding protein — protein MRSIVAQGLCKSYKKRKVVNEVSLEVKKGEIVGLLGPNGAGKTTTFYMITGIVKPEKGEVFINEVDITDYPMYKRADMGIGYLAQEPSIFRNLSVEDNILAILEMKGLPKAEQMKKMTELLEEFKLTHVAKSMGYSLSGGERRRVEIARTIANDPDFILLDEPFAGVDPIAVEDIQQIIRYLKQRGLGILITDHSVRETLSITEKAYIMANGKVLISGTPEEIANNEMAKKVYLGENFKLD, from the coding sequence ATGAGAAGTATAGTTGCTCAAGGATTATGTAAAAGTTATAAAAAGAGAAAAGTTGTTAATGAAGTGAGTTTAGAAGTAAAAAAAGGTGAAATTGTAGGACTTCTAGGACCAAACGGAGCTGGAAAAACAACAACATTTTACATGATAACCGGTATTGTAAAACCTGAAAAGGGTGAAGTTTTTATAAATGAAGTGGATATAACAGATTATCCGATGTATAAAAGAGCTGATATGGGAATTGGATACTTAGCCCAAGAACCGTCAATTTTTAGAAATCTATCAGTTGAAGATAATATATTAGCTATATTAGAGATGAAAGGTTTACCTAAAGCTGAACAGATGAAAAAAATGACAGAACTTTTAGAGGAGTTCAAACTTACTCATGTAGCAAAATCAATGGGATATTCTCTTTCTGGAGGAGAGAGAAGAAGGGTTGAAATAGCTAGAACAATAGCAAACGACCCAGATTTTATTCTATTGGATGAACCATTTGCAGGGGTAGACCCAATAGCTGTTGAGGACATTCAACAAATCATTAGGTATTTAAAGCAAAGAGGATTGGGAATATTGATAACGGATCACTCGGTTAGAGAGACGTTGTCTATTACAGAAAAAGCTTATATAATGGCTAATGGAAAAGTTTTAATAAGTGGAACTCCAGAAGAGATAGCTAATAATGAAATGGCTAAAAAGGTATATTTAGGAGAAAACTTTAAATTAGATTAA